A genomic segment from Polyangium mundeleinium encodes:
- a CDS encoding SpvB/TcaC N-terminal domain-containing protein: MEHKGFAPKPKTTAPEAVKAPSPSLPKGGGAVRGLGEKFAASLVSGTGSLTVPIAVSPGRGGFGPELAVAYDSGGGNGPFGVGFGLSVPSISRKTERGLPEYEDFRESDVFILSGAEDLVPKLDEEEEGNWVRDIPKDDAVERIERYRPRVEGLFARIERVTEKGDGSVYWRATTKDNVTSIYGQSAGARIASLAAPTKVYSWLLERTEDTLGNVIVYNYKAEDLSNVPKAVYERQRFSGDAPVVNRYLKRIRYGNTVPFQAQGFLFEVVFDYGEHGAAAPTPAEENTWPCRQDPFSSYRSTFEIRTYRLCRRVLMFHHFPELGENPVLVRSTDFTYAEGPALTRLISVAQLGYIKTESGYSKKSLPPLELGYSLPELQTAVKLLDPRSLEDLPGGVDGQTARWVDLDGEGIPGVLCEQQGAFYYKQNLGDGHLAPARLLASQPAMASGGGAQLLDVGSEGRQCLVELTSEGTSGYHERTPEGGWGPFVPFPSQPNVNWNDPRVRFIDLSGDGLDDLLVATDHVQLWYPSLGKGGWGPPRVLPKTYDEDKSPTLVFADMTQAIFVADMSGDGLPDIVRVRNGSICYWPNLGRGRFGAKVQMSKAPQLDDSHTFDPRRIRLGDIDGTGTTDIVYVAGEGAVIVFNQAGNGWSEPVRMPGFPTADSLSTVGVVDLLGSGTACLVWSSPWRGVAKPPMRYIDLLGSKKPYLLTSVKNNLGAETKLEYAPSTRFYLEDLKAGKPWVTRLSFPVHVLTRVETFDAISKARFVSTYKYHHGYYDGAEREFRGFGLVEQYDAESFSAERGKGLFAEAPPTEEEFHLPPVLTKTWFHTGAFLDRSRIAKQFEKEYYAGDESRPELPDAVLEAGLSPRDLREACRALKGQVLRTEVYALDGSEAESHPYVVTEACPAIVRVQPSTAKTYGSFFAYARETVEVQYERDPDDPRMVHTVALSVDPFGHVERSVSIAYARRNIPEDMPEQGLLATLTESDVVNEDGEASWYRLGVPKETRTYELTGLSTTRSTLFLFDDVLIDVNAAGAISYEATPNGTAMQKRLVERVRQVYYDSTTLSGSSPAALPFGTIDALALPYETYALAFTPGLLTAAYGTRVTSTMLTGGGYIEENDDYWVRTGRQVFDPDKFYLPVEILDPLSNSTSITYDPHDLLVTSAEDPLGNTVTATNDYRVLGPTLVTDPNGNRSAVKLDELGMVVATAMMGKVGSSDGDTLEEPTTTFEHDLDVWRTTGKPNVVHAAARERHGDALTPWQHSYTYLDGLGREILKKVQAEPGPAPVRDENGGLVKDENSEVVLATASPRWVGTGRVVIDNKGNPVKQYEPFFTATHEYEDEQELVEWGVTPILRYDPLGRLIRTDLPNGTHSRVTFTPWQQASWDGNDTVLETGNPWYAARQPSATPTPSAQEQRAAELTEEHAETPALVHFDVLGRPVRGVEDNKAAGVYTTKAVLDIEGNPRAIVDARGNTAMEYVFDMLGRTLYQKSCDSGERWTLANVLGNPIRGWDGRWHVVRSVYDALNRRTGLWVQKGSDPEVLAEVTVYGEGQTDPEGANLRGKAYQVKDGAGVATSVEYDFKGNLLESQRRLAQNYTTQLDWSGSVALETEVFTQTTAYDALNRPTSMTMPDQSEIKPTYNEASLLEAVEVRIRGASTWTTFVDDIDYDVKGQREKIVYGNGVVTEYSYDPLTYRLTRLKTTRTSDSELLQDLRYTYDPVGNIVEIADLAQEELYHNSDLVEPVWKYEYDAIYRLIEATGREHSGQNADIQQDANGFPLVSAANPNDPQAMRNYEESFEYDAVGNILKMIHAAQGSTGSWTRRYDIAETSNRLLGTSLPGDDETEFSATYTYDEHGSMTSMPHLDGIEWDFKDQKREVDKGGGGTVYFTYDAGGQRVRKVWEHSGIVEERIYLGGFEVYRRRELGDVVLERETLHVMDDARRIAMVETKTIDESAAPFTPTARVRYQLGNHLGSAALELDDEGAIISYEEYHPYGTSAYRAVDDSVELSAKRYRYTGKERDEETGLYYHGARYYAPWLGRWTSADPAGLVDGAGVYTYVRGRPVGSWDPKGTEETGFWQKSLDEAESWVLRQGGNLGENLFYGGVVAPATVAAATLVPAWAWLAAGLAATTQIQSSDDVAGHMNAASLSAPAMGRLGPTKPSPATPPTTPVAEPPPTVPPATLKATPAPPPGIAKTTPLPSPKPIPPLSQAAPPATRPVATTARPKPTTQRPAQVAHGEKVGSKPALADEAKVGSKPAKGSPPASSPTVPRGPGAMKQQATGRLAELGLRGVDLAGKSYNAGRKLLEQHGFALERTTATGRKVFTNPKTGAVVTYDSGKALTAAQKPHWTIQNKAGEFLDRSGRPATGPHPPMGGKHIPGG; the protein is encoded by the coding sequence ATGGAGCACAAAGGTTTTGCACCGAAGCCCAAGACGACCGCGCCCGAGGCGGTCAAGGCCCCGAGCCCGTCGCTTCCGAAGGGGGGCGGCGCGGTTCGTGGGCTCGGCGAGAAGTTCGCCGCGAGCTTGGTGAGCGGCACGGGATCCCTCACGGTCCCGATTGCGGTATCGCCAGGCCGCGGCGGGTTCGGGCCCGAGCTCGCCGTCGCGTACGATTCCGGCGGTGGCAATGGGCCCTTTGGTGTGGGCTTTGGGCTCTCCGTGCCCTCGATCTCTCGCAAGACCGAGCGTGGTTTGCCCGAGTACGAGGACTTCCGCGAATCCGACGTGTTCATCTTGTCGGGCGCGGAAGACCTCGTGCCGAAGCTCGATGAGGAGGAGGAAGGCAACTGGGTGCGCGACATCCCGAAGGACGACGCCGTCGAGCGCATCGAGCGGTATCGCCCCCGGGTGGAGGGCCTCTTCGCGCGCATCGAGCGCGTCACGGAGAAGGGGGACGGCAGCGTTTACTGGCGCGCCACGACCAAGGACAACGTCACGAGCATCTATGGCCAGTCCGCGGGGGCTCGTATCGCGAGCCTTGCGGCCCCGACCAAGGTTTATTCTTGGCTGCTCGAGCGCACCGAGGACACGCTCGGGAATGTCATCGTCTACAACTACAAGGCCGAGGACCTCTCGAATGTGCCGAAGGCCGTCTACGAGAGGCAGCGGTTTTCCGGCGACGCGCCGGTCGTGAACCGCTACTTGAAGCGGATCCGGTATGGGAATACGGTGCCCTTCCAGGCGCAGGGCTTCCTGTTCGAAGTCGTCTTCGATTACGGCGAGCACGGCGCAGCAGCACCGACGCCGGCAGAGGAGAACACCTGGCCCTGCCGGCAGGATCCGTTCTCGAGCTACCGCTCGACGTTCGAGATCCGCACGTATCGCCTCTGCCGGCGCGTGCTGATGTTTCACCACTTCCCCGAGCTCGGCGAGAATCCCGTGCTCGTGCGGTCCACAGACTTCACGTATGCCGAAGGACCGGCGCTCACCCGGCTTATTTCGGTCGCGCAGTTGGGGTACATCAAGACGGAGAGCGGGTACTCCAAGAAATCCCTGCCGCCGCTCGAGCTCGGGTATTCGTTGCCCGAGCTTCAGACCGCCGTCAAGCTGCTCGATCCACGAAGCCTCGAAGATCTACCTGGGGGCGTCGACGGACAAACCGCACGATGGGTCGATCTCGACGGCGAGGGTATTCCCGGCGTGCTTTGCGAGCAGCAGGGGGCATTTTACTACAAGCAAAACCTCGGTGATGGGCACCTTGCGCCCGCACGCTTGCTCGCGAGCCAGCCGGCCATGGCGTCGGGCGGCGGAGCGCAGCTCCTCGACGTCGGGAGCGAGGGGCGGCAATGCCTTGTGGAACTCACATCGGAGGGAACGTCGGGTTATCACGAGCGGACGCCGGAGGGGGGCTGGGGGCCCTTCGTGCCGTTTCCTTCGCAGCCGAACGTCAACTGGAATGACCCGCGGGTCCGGTTCATCGACCTTTCCGGCGATGGGCTCGACGATCTTCTGGTCGCGACCGATCATGTGCAGCTCTGGTACCCGTCGCTCGGCAAAGGCGGCTGGGGGCCACCGCGGGTTCTGCCGAAAACCTACGACGAGGACAAGAGCCCGACGCTCGTCTTCGCGGACATGACGCAGGCGATCTTCGTGGCGGACATGAGCGGGGACGGTTTGCCTGATATCGTGCGCGTCCGCAATGGAAGCATCTGCTATTGGCCGAACCTCGGGCGAGGGCGGTTCGGCGCCAAGGTGCAGATGAGCAAGGCGCCGCAGTTGGATGATTCGCACACGTTCGATCCGCGCCGGATTCGCCTCGGGGATATCGACGGGACGGGGACCACGGACATCGTGTACGTGGCCGGTGAAGGGGCGGTCATCGTGTTCAACCAGGCGGGGAATGGCTGGAGCGAGCCGGTGCGAATGCCGGGGTTCCCGACGGCCGATTCCTTGTCCACCGTGGGCGTGGTCGATCTGCTCGGGTCCGGGACGGCGTGCCTCGTGTGGTCGTCACCTTGGCGGGGCGTGGCGAAGCCGCCGATGCGGTATATCGATCTTTTGGGCAGCAAGAAGCCGTACCTTCTCACGTCGGTCAAGAACAACCTCGGGGCTGAGACGAAGCTCGAGTATGCGCCCTCGACGAGGTTTTACCTGGAGGACCTGAAGGCTGGAAAGCCGTGGGTGACGCGGCTCTCGTTCCCCGTGCACGTGCTTACGCGCGTGGAGACGTTCGACGCGATCAGCAAGGCGCGGTTCGTCAGTACGTACAAGTATCATCACGGGTACTACGATGGGGCAGAGCGGGAGTTCCGGGGGTTTGGCCTCGTGGAGCAATACGACGCGGAGTCGTTCTCGGCCGAGCGCGGAAAAGGGCTCTTCGCGGAGGCTCCGCCAACGGAGGAGGAGTTCCATCTGCCGCCGGTGCTCACGAAGACGTGGTTCCACACGGGCGCGTTCCTCGACAGAAGTCGGATCGCGAAGCAGTTCGAGAAGGAGTATTACGCGGGTGACGAGTCGAGGCCGGAGTTGCCCGACGCCGTGCTGGAGGCGGGGTTGTCGCCGAGGGATCTCCGCGAGGCGTGCCGGGCGCTCAAGGGGCAGGTGCTCCGAACCGAGGTGTATGCACTCGATGGTTCGGAGGCGGAATCGCATCCGTATGTCGTGACCGAGGCTTGCCCCGCCATCGTGCGCGTGCAGCCCTCGACTGCCAAGACGTATGGGTCGTTTTTCGCGTACGCTCGCGAGACCGTCGAGGTTCAGTACGAGCGCGATCCAGATGACCCGCGCATGGTGCATACGGTTGCGCTCTCGGTCGATCCCTTCGGCCACGTGGAGCGCTCGGTAAGCATCGCGTACGCGCGGCGGAACATTCCGGAGGACATGCCCGAACAGGGGCTTTTGGCCACCCTGACCGAGAGCGACGTGGTCAACGAGGATGGGGAGGCGAGCTGGTACCGCCTCGGAGTGCCCAAGGAGACGCGAACGTACGAGCTCACGGGGCTCTCCACGACACGGAGCACGTTGTTTTTGTTCGACGACGTGCTCATCGATGTGAACGCCGCCGGCGCGATCTCCTACGAGGCGACGCCCAACGGGACCGCAATGCAAAAGCGCCTGGTCGAGCGGGTGCGGCAGGTTTATTACGACAGCACGACGCTGTCCGGGTCTTCCCCCGCAGCGCTGCCATTCGGCACCATCGACGCGCTCGCGTTGCCTTACGAGACGTATGCGCTTGCTTTCACCCCCGGGCTCTTGACCGCGGCCTATGGCACGCGCGTGACCTCGACCATGCTCACCGGGGGCGGGTACATCGAGGAGAACGACGACTATTGGGTGCGAACCGGCCGCCAGGTATTCGATCCGGACAAGTTCTACTTGCCGGTCGAGATCCTGGATCCGCTCAGCAATTCCACGAGCATCACGTACGACCCCCACGACTTGCTCGTGACGTCCGCCGAGGACCCGCTTGGCAATACGGTCACCGCGACAAACGATTACCGTGTCCTAGGGCCCACGCTCGTTACCGACCCGAATGGCAATCGCAGCGCTGTGAAGCTCGACGAGCTAGGGATGGTCGTGGCGACGGCCATGATGGGCAAGGTCGGCTCGAGCGACGGGGACACACTGGAGGAGCCCACCACGACGTTCGAGCACGATCTCGACGTTTGGCGCACGACGGGCAAACCCAACGTCGTGCATGCGGCCGCGCGCGAGCGGCACGGGGATGCGCTGACGCCGTGGCAGCATAGCTACACGTATCTCGACGGACTCGGGCGTGAGATCCTGAAGAAGGTGCAGGCCGAGCCCGGTCCGGCGCCTGTGCGGGACGAGAACGGGGGGCTTGTCAAGGACGAGAACAGCGAGGTAGTGTTGGCTACCGCCTCGCCGCGATGGGTGGGCACGGGGCGCGTGGTCATTGACAACAAGGGCAATCCCGTCAAGCAGTACGAGCCGTTCTTCACGGCCACCCACGAATACGAGGACGAACAGGAGCTCGTCGAGTGGGGCGTGACGCCGATCCTGCGTTACGACCCGCTCGGCCGGCTCATCCGAACGGACCTGCCGAACGGGACGCATTCGCGTGTGACGTTCACGCCCTGGCAGCAAGCGAGCTGGGACGGGAACGATACGGTGCTCGAGACGGGCAATCCCTGGTATGCCGCGAGGCAGCCGAGCGCGACGCCGACGCCTTCCGCGCAGGAGCAGCGGGCGGCGGAGCTGACCGAGGAGCATGCGGAGACGCCGGCTTTGGTGCATTTCGACGTGCTGGGTAGGCCGGTGCGCGGGGTCGAGGACAACAAGGCCGCAGGGGTGTACACGACGAAGGCGGTGCTCGATATCGAGGGGAATCCGCGGGCGATTGTCGATGCTCGTGGGAATACGGCGATGGAGTATGTCTTCGACATGCTCGGGCGGACGCTGTACCAGAAGAGCTGCGATTCCGGAGAGCGGTGGACGCTGGCGAATGTGCTCGGGAACCCGATTCGGGGGTGGGACGGCCGGTGGCATGTGGTGCGCTCGGTGTACGATGCGTTGAATCGGCGGACGGGGCTGTGGGTGCAGAAGGGGTCGGATCCGGAGGTGCTCGCCGAGGTGACGGTGTATGGCGAGGGGCAGACGGATCCGGAGGGCGCGAATCTGCGTGGGAAGGCGTATCAGGTGAAGGATGGGGCCGGGGTGGCCACCTCGGTCGAGTATGATTTCAAGGGGAATTTGCTGGAGAGCCAGCGACGGCTCGCGCAGAACTATACGACGCAGCTCGATTGGTCGGGTTCGGTGGCGCTCGAGACGGAGGTGTTCACGCAGACGACGGCGTACGATGCGCTGAATCGGCCGACGAGCATGACGATGCCGGACCAGAGCGAGATCAAGCCGACGTACAACGAGGCGAGCCTGCTGGAGGCGGTCGAGGTGCGGATTCGGGGCGCGAGCACCTGGACGACGTTCGTCGATGACATCGATTACGATGTGAAGGGACAGCGGGAGAAGATCGTTTACGGGAACGGGGTGGTCACGGAGTACAGTTACGACCCGCTGACCTACCGGCTGACGCGGCTCAAGACGACGCGGACCTCGGACAGTGAGCTGTTGCAGGATTTGCGATACACGTACGATCCGGTAGGCAACATCGTCGAGATTGCCGACCTGGCGCAGGAGGAGCTCTACCACAATAGCGATCTGGTCGAGCCGGTCTGGAAGTACGAGTACGATGCGATCTACCGGCTGATCGAGGCGACGGGGCGGGAACATTCGGGGCAGAATGCGGACATCCAGCAGGATGCAAATGGGTTTCCGCTGGTGAGTGCGGCGAACCCGAATGACCCGCAGGCGATGCGGAACTATGAGGAGAGCTTCGAGTACGATGCGGTCGGCAACATCTTGAAGATGATCCATGCTGCGCAGGGCAGCACGGGGAGCTGGACGCGGCGGTACGATATCGCGGAGACGAGCAATCGGTTGCTCGGGACGAGCTTGCCCGGGGACGACGAGACCGAGTTTTCGGCGACGTATACGTACGACGAGCACGGGAGCATGACGTCGATGCCGCATCTGGATGGCATCGAGTGGGATTTCAAGGACCAAAAGCGCGAGGTCGACAAGGGGGGCGGGGGGACGGTCTACTTCACGTACGACGCTGGTGGACAGCGGGTGCGGAAGGTCTGGGAGCATAGCGGGATCGTCGAGGAGCGGATTTACCTCGGGGGGTTCGAGGTGTACCGGCGGCGGGAGCTGGGGGATGTGGTGCTGGAGCGGGAGACGCTCCACGTGATGGATGATGCGCGGCGTATTGCGATGGTGGAGACGAAGACCATCGACGAGAGCGCCGCGCCCTTTACGCCGACGGCACGAGTGAGGTATCAGCTCGGGAACCACCTTGGGTCGGCGGCGCTGGAGCTGGACGACGAGGGGGCCATCATCAGCTACGAGGAGTACCATCCCTATGGGACGAGCGCCTACCGGGCCGTGGACGATAGCGTCGAGCTGAGCGCGAAGCGGTATCGGTACACGGGGAAGGAGCGGGATGAGGAAACCGGGCTTTATTACCACGGGGCGAGGTATTATGCGCCGTGGTTGGGAAGGTGGACGAGTGCGGATCCGGCGGGGTTGGTGGATGGGGCGGGGGTGTATACGTATGTGAGGGGAAGGCCGGTTGGTTCATGGGATCCGAAGGGGACTGAAGAAACTGGGTTCTGGCAGAAGTCCCTTGATGAGGCTGAATCGTGGGTCCTTCGGCAGGGCGGCAATCTGGGCGAAAATCTATTCTACGGTGGTGTCGTTGCCCCTGCGACGGTCGCAGCCGCGACCTTGGTTCCGGCCTGGGCTTGGCTCGCTGCTGGCCTAGCCGCTACTACGCAAATACAGAGTTCCGATGATGTTGCCGGACACATGAATGCGGCCTCCCTGTCGGCGCCAGCCATGGGAAGATTGGGACCAACCAAGCCTTCGCCCGCCACGCCTCCGACTACGCCGGTCGCGGAGCCACCGCCGACCGTACCTCCTGCTACGCTAAAGGCCACACCAGCGCCTCCTCCTGGGATTGCAAAGACTACACCACTGCCTAGTCCGAAGCCTATTCCGCCATTATCGCAAGCTGCGCCACCGGCCACTCGACCAGTCGCAACAACAGCCCGGCCTAAACCAACGACGCAGCGACCGGCGCAAGTTGCGCATGGTGAGAAGGTAGGAAGCAAACCTGCATTAGCTGATGAGGCAAAGGTAGGAAGCAAACCCGCCAAGGGGTCACCTCCAGCGTCGTCACCGACTGTACCGCGCGGGCCTGGAGCAATGAAGCAGCAAGCCACAGGTCGGCTAGCGGAACTTGGTCTACGAGGGGTTGACCTTGCGGGCAAGTCGTATAATGCAGGTCGGAAACTGCTCGAACAGCACGGATTTGCGCTAGAGAGGACGACGGCGACGGGGCGAAAGGTTTTTACCAACCCGAAGACCGGCGCCGTAGTGACCTACGACTCAGGCAAGGCACTCACTGCCGCGCAGAAACCACACTGGACGATACAAAACAAGGCAGGGGAGTTCTTGGACCGAAGCGGTCGCCCCGCGACCGGCCCGCACCCGCCCATGGGCGGAAAACACATACCAGGAGGATGA